Proteins from a genomic interval of Actinoalloteichus hymeniacidonis:
- a CDS encoding LCP family protein: MTEETPLTIHTRNIDETLARFSAVHDEAHAELIEKERRRGKLGKMINRLIDDDEPFDEGDPPTTTIRATPDAAPKRRFARRSTKAVPAADDDAEVDDLAADGVADFHQDSERTEFSALDANLDDADEPAAASVKAKTVVPAPELKLTIRQRAGRATAVTLAAIVFLVTGFGWGARGWVDNQFREISALDDNSDLVNQPEKQYGDENFLIVGSDSRAGAEEGDNVGTTEDHSGALADVVMIAHIPASRERLVMVSFTRDLEVSRPECQRWDPDSGDYLNETAPAAEITKLNAVYGVGGPQCLREVVQQISGLSFSRFVGIDFGGFREMVDAVEGVEICTPVPLIDQELGTVIPDPGQQEIDGATALNYVRARKVEGDPTGDYGRMHRQQLFLSSLLRKVMSAEVMLDPGQLTAFVRAFAGNTFGENITVDGLMTLGQSLQQLQTDRVTFVTLPTVGEANERGGEEMRVDDVNALFQAIIDDQPLPQEAGSEEGETTPEDGEESSGDSGSSADSAGLMAPDGIKIQVLNASDIGGAAGSVSSALAELGFDVVLQGNAPEQVSETTIRYSPQRASEAATLAATLNNAVLVEDPAAGGAVSLLIGPDYDGDVHAPGPGTSSMGLSINPSAVDSGSGSNGTGTEEPEGGNEVPDNLETINAGNAECSFWAGG, from the coding sequence ATGACGGAGGAGACTCCGCTCACCATCCACACCCGCAACATCGATGAGACCCTCGCGCGCTTCTCGGCGGTCCACGACGAGGCGCACGCGGAACTCATCGAGAAGGAACGTCGCCGAGGCAAGCTCGGCAAGATGATCAATCGGCTCATCGATGACGACGAGCCGTTCGACGAGGGCGATCCGCCCACGACCACGATCCGCGCCACTCCCGACGCCGCCCCCAAACGACGCTTCGCACGGCGCTCGACCAAGGCGGTCCCGGCCGCCGACGACGATGCCGAGGTCGACGACCTCGCTGCGGATGGCGTCGCGGACTTCCATCAGGACTCCGAACGCACGGAGTTCTCCGCGCTGGACGCGAACCTCGACGACGCCGACGAACCGGCCGCCGCCTCGGTCAAGGCCAAGACGGTGGTGCCCGCACCGGAGCTGAAGCTGACGATTCGGCAGCGCGCGGGCCGCGCCACCGCGGTGACCCTGGCCGCGATCGTGTTCCTGGTGACCGGCTTCGGTTGGGGCGCACGCGGTTGGGTCGACAACCAGTTCCGCGAGATCTCCGCGTTGGACGACAACTCGGACCTGGTCAACCAGCCGGAGAAGCAGTACGGCGACGAGAACTTCCTCATCGTCGGCTCCGACAGCCGGGCGGGCGCCGAGGAGGGTGACAACGTCGGTACCACCGAGGATCACTCCGGCGCGCTGGCCGATGTCGTGATGATCGCGCACATTCCGGCCAGCCGCGAACGCCTCGTGATGGTGAGCTTCACCCGTGATCTGGAGGTGTCCCGGCCCGAGTGCCAACGCTGGGATCCGGACAGCGGGGACTATCTCAACGAGACCGCGCCTGCTGCGGAGATCACCAAGCTCAACGCCGTCTACGGCGTCGGTGGGCCGCAGTGTCTCCGGGAGGTCGTCCAGCAGATCTCAGGCCTGAGCTTCAGTCGCTTCGTCGGCATCGATTTCGGCGGGTTCCGCGAGATGGTCGACGCCGTGGAGGGGGTGGAGATCTGCACCCCGGTCCCCCTGATCGATCAGGAGTTGGGCACCGTCATTCCCGACCCGGGCCAGCAGGAGATCGACGGCGCAACCGCCCTCAACTATGTCCGTGCTCGTAAGGTCGAGGGCGACCCGACCGGTGACTACGGCCGAATGCACCGCCAGCAGCTCTTCCTGTCCTCGTTGCTGCGCAAGGTCATGTCGGCCGAGGTCATGCTCGACCCAGGGCAGCTGACGGCATTCGTCCGGGCTTTCGCAGGCAACACCTTCGGCGAGAACATCACGGTCGACGGCCTGATGACACTTGGGCAGTCACTCCAGCAGCTGCAGACCGATCGCGTCACCTTCGTGACCTTGCCGACCGTGGGCGAGGCCAACGAACGCGGCGGCGAGGAGATGCGGGTCGACGATGTGAACGCCCTGTTCCAGGCGATCATCGACGATCAACCGCTACCGCAGGAGGCGGGTTCCGAGGAAGGCGAGACCACGCCGGAGGACGGCGAGGAGTCGTCCGGTGACTCGGGATCCTCAGCGGATTCCGCGGGTCTGATGGCGCCGGACGGCATCAAGATCCAGGTGCTCAACGCCAGTGACATCGGTGGGGCGGCCGGGTCGGTCTCCTCTGCCTTGGCCGAACTCGGCTTCGACGTGGTACTCCAGGGCAACGCCCCCGAGCAGGTGTCGGAGACGACGATCAGGTACTCGCCGCAGCGTGCCTCCGAGGCTGCGACCTTGGCCGCAACGCTGAACAACGCGGTGCTCGTGGAGGACCCGGCGGCAGGCGGCGCGGTCTCCTTACTGATCGGGCCCGACTACGACGGCGACGTGCACGCACCGGGCCCCGGCACCTCTTCGATGGGCCTGAGCATCAATCCGTCTGCGGTCGACTCCGGGTCGGGTTCAAATGGCACCGGGACCGAGGAGCCCGAAGGCGGCAACGAGGTCCCGGACAACCTGGAGACCATCAACGCGGGCAACGCCGAATGCTCCTTCTGGGCAGGTGGCTGA
- a CDS encoding GGDEF domain-containing protein → MTVLQPDIGESDPVRRETTTESPAVPVPPREPAESMSTRRHPDELTDSSGLVRLHESIAALLASRGQWRQAYHHLRSALDLASAKGSEPIHVPEQLRREVDRLRKEHAEVQEQSLRDSLTSSYNRRYLDQRLLALPGEMDENSAGLAVALVDLDWFKQVNDTYGHLLGDRVLQRVVELLQEGLPAGAFCARYGGEEFVLVLPDIDASSAVAVCETTRARIERYAWHQLVVGLRVTVSIGLAHEQRVAQAVGRLPTSHEEQLLRADSLLYTAKQSGRNAVAYQEDGVAHLAGPASGRRTVVAPRVVGYY, encoded by the coding sequence GTGACCGTACTACAACCCGACATCGGTGAGTCCGATCCGGTGCGACGCGAGACAACAACGGAATCGCCTGCTGTCCCGGTGCCTCCAAGAGAGCCTGCCGAAAGCATGTCGACCCGGCGACACCCCGACGAGCTGACGGACAGTTCCGGGCTGGTGCGACTCCACGAGTCGATTGCGGCGCTTCTGGCATCGCGTGGGCAATGGCGACAGGCGTATCACCACCTGCGGTCCGCACTCGATCTCGCCTCCGCCAAGGGCTCCGAACCCATCCACGTTCCGGAGCAGCTGCGCCGCGAGGTCGATCGACTTCGCAAGGAGCACGCGGAGGTCCAGGAACAGAGCCTGCGTGACAGCCTCACCTCGTCCTACAACCGCCGCTACCTCGACCAACGACTCCTCGCGCTACCCGGCGAGATGGACGAGAACAGCGCGGGCCTCGCCGTCGCGCTGGTGGATCTCGACTGGTTCAAGCAGGTCAACGACACCTACGGACACCTACTGGGGGATCGGGTTCTCCAACGTGTCGTGGAGCTGCTTCAGGAGGGCCTGCCCGCAGGTGCCTTCTGCGCCCGTTACGGCGGGGAGGAGTTCGTCCTCGTGCTGCCCGATATCGACGCGTCCTCGGCCGTCGCGGTGTGCGAGACGACCCGTGCCCGCATCGAGCGCTACGCCTGGCATCAGCTGGTGGTCGGCCTGCGGGTGACGGTAAGCATCGGCCTCGCCCACGAACAGCGGGTCGCGCAGGCGGTGGGCCGATTGCCCACCAGCCACGAGGAACAGCTGCTCCGGGCGGATAGTCTGCTCTACACGGCGAAACAATCCGGTCGTAACGCCGTTGCCTATCAGGAGGACGGCGTGGCACATCTAGCAGGCCCCGCCTCGGGTAGGCGCACCGTCGTCGCGCCCCGTGTGGTGGGCTACTACTGA
- the dusB gene encoding tRNA dihydrouridine synthase DusB translates to MTALDSRPATRENTLRIGSYSADTPVVLAPMAGITNVAFRRLCRTYGAGYYVCEMITTRALVERHPQTMHMISFDADEHPRSLQLYGVDPETMGKAVRMIVEENLADHVDMNFGCPVPKVTRKGGGAALPYKRRLFAEIVRAAVAEAAPAGIPVTVKFRIGIDDDHTTFLDAGRIAEEEGAAAVALHARTAAQRYSGQADWTAIAALKSAVRTIPVLGNGDIFSATDALRMVEETGCDGVVVGRGCLGRPWLFRDLQEAFAGRPVPAGPTLGEVSAVLHRHASLLAEHLGPEKGLRDLRKHMAWYLRGFPIGSELRRSFAMVSGIGELEDLIAQLDPTAPFPQDAEGPRGRQGSAGRVALPEGWLDDPEDSTVPHAAEMDHSGG, encoded by the coding sequence ATGACCGCACTCGACTCACGACCCGCGACCCGCGAGAACACTCTGCGGATCGGGTCCTACTCCGCCGACACACCGGTGGTGCTCGCCCCCATGGCGGGCATCACCAATGTGGCGTTCCGCAGACTGTGTCGCACCTACGGCGCCGGCTACTACGTCTGCGAGATGATCACCACGCGGGCCCTGGTCGAGCGGCATCCGCAGACCATGCACATGATCAGCTTCGATGCCGACGAGCATCCGAGGTCGCTCCAGCTCTACGGGGTCGACCCGGAGACCATGGGCAAGGCCGTTCGGATGATCGTCGAGGAGAACCTCGCCGATCACGTGGACATGAACTTCGGCTGCCCGGTACCGAAGGTCACCCGCAAGGGCGGCGGGGCGGCCCTACCGTACAAACGGCGATTGTTCGCCGAGATCGTGCGGGCGGCGGTCGCCGAGGCCGCGCCTGCCGGGATTCCCGTGACGGTCAAGTTCCGCATCGGCATCGACGACGATCACACCACCTTCCTCGACGCTGGTCGCATCGCGGAGGAGGAGGGGGCGGCCGCAGTGGCGCTGCATGCCAGAACGGCCGCTCAGCGCTATTCGGGGCAGGCGGACTGGACGGCGATCGCGGCCCTGAAGTCGGCGGTGCGCACCATCCCGGTCCTGGGTAACGGCGACATCTTCAGCGCGACGGACGCCCTTCGGATGGTCGAGGAGACGGGTTGCGATGGCGTCGTCGTCGGTCGCGGCTGCCTCGGACGTCCCTGGCTGTTCCGGGACCTCCAGGAGGCGTTCGCGGGCCGACCGGTGCCTGCAGGCCCCACGCTGGGCGAGGTCTCCGCTGTCCTGCATCGGCACGCCAGCCTGCTGGCCGAGCATCTCGGACCGGAGAAGGGCCTCCGTGACCTGCGGAAACATATGGCCTGGTACCTGCGTGGCTTCCCGATCGGCTCGGAGCTGCGGCGAAGCTTCGCGATGGTGTCGGGAATCGGCGAGCTCGAGGATCTGATCGCCCAGCTCGACCCGACCGCCCCGTTCCCGCAGGATGCCGAGGGCCCGCGCGGGCGACAGGGGTCGGCGGGCCGGGTCGCGCTGCCCGAAGGCTGGTTGGACGATCCGGAGGATTCCACCGTGCCGCATGCCGCCGAGATGGATCACTCCGGCGGCTGA
- a CDS encoding superoxide dismutase family protein, with protein sequence MKNTRITTVALAVLVALGSTGIGSAATATEPASWPFLRVNTAEFAETLTESTAVTYESATVPVGGEVAVTSWRYGREGTRIILGVSGLVPNRAYGAHLHVEPCGADPTDAGPHYQHVVDPVQPSVDPAYANPENEVWLDFVTNDDGEAITTTTVQWRPEGLGRRSVVIHEHHTATGHGEAGTAGARLACVTVRV encoded by the coding sequence GTGAAGAACACGAGAATCACGACAGTCGCGTTGGCCGTCCTGGTGGCGTTGGGGAGCACGGGCATCGGGTCCGCCGCAACCGCCACGGAACCCGCCTCCTGGCCCTTTCTCCGGGTCAACACCGCAGAGTTCGCCGAGACCCTCACCGAGTCCACTGCGGTGACCTACGAATCCGCCACGGTGCCGGTAGGCGGCGAGGTCGCCGTCACCTCATGGCGCTACGGCCGCGAGGGGACCCGAATCATCCTCGGCGTCTCCGGGCTGGTGCCCAACCGTGCCTATGGCGCTCACCTGCACGTGGAACCCTGCGGAGCCGATCCCACCGATGCGGGTCCGCACTACCAACACGTCGTCGACCCGGTGCAACCCTCGGTCGACCCGGCCTACGCCAACCCGGAGAACGAGGTGTGGCTGGACTTCGTCACCAACGACGACGGCGAGGCGATCACCACCACCACGGTGCAGTGGCGCCCGGAGGGCCTCGGCAGGCGTTCGGTGGTCATCCACGAACATCACACGGCGACGGGGCATGGTGAGGCGGGGACGGCCGGTGCGCGGCTGGCCTGTGTCACCGTCCGCGTCTAG